From a region of the Nitrospira sp. genome:
- a CDS encoding helix-turn-helix domain-containing protein encodes MDTTWLTASELAAVLKVSVVSVRRAYWKGHLPVIRFGRMVRFDLDQVRQAIQRNGHHVLHTLDTAEGPGRRATGGASRRRDGQPSPRLVKRGRKFQPSTRRQL; translated from the coding sequence ATGGACACGACATGGTTGACCGCCTCGGAGCTCGCCGCCGTCTTGAAAGTCAGTGTGGTGTCTGTGCGTCGCGCCTACTGGAAAGGGCACCTCCCCGTGATCCGCTTCGGGCGCATGGTCCGGTTCGACCTGGACCAAGTGAGACAGGCAATCCAGCGGAATGGGCATCACGTGCTCCACACCCTCGACACGGCTGAGGGACCGGGACGCCGCGCGACCGGCGGCGCCAGCCGACGGCGCGACGGGCAGCCGAGCCCCCGATTAGTCAAACGGGGGCGCAAATTCCAACCAAGTACTCGGAGGCAACTATGA
- a CDS encoding ATP-binding protein, translated as MSISNTQAAFLNQVLQDLAGPPEPGNIAFIRCIPAELIGPLVTHQNFRIQGWQVLAVAGEGDTTQQTITADKAVEIRESKLAATLLIVDVTAAGAGMDGIYSAAKEISEQELFKKAITTARKALPKHIADLVRETVSRAKKLGQRHAVSPWQEFTFYSQCVERPDNIGAAMAMLGLWPTRFGHEPDIRDIGKSALLVEKLLLPPSCSKSLSARITALMLQGETEAQRVSLEKVLREAGGQSLSDVLGKVAAQPSIWLNNIKPSFATDRLSRIELVSWRNRSGGITAWSGLQLSDAEDLPCLILDANDPVSGLAIRWNTHPAEISKGSVNYEVEIIATSDVLATKTIEHSERAPQKTFFSFEDFEELDESAKFQAKVVVRAIDAPEVQPDESEDFIIAFGAMAVQKTYRGSGETVRCAVEGAIILESKEELVALCHKRAEYAHFRTDSKGYIIMRPNHVGRSFRIFRPPLISEIENKWEANPEAIGRWSIQVRADGTRSGELQFHPVERGNCPESTWSRLETASRLFCEDTMQGPGALSQIYIHDDNTSARAVEYLNAWEGALEESTAALALAHTVEVQDVAGKTIGLIVLPSHPVRVAWQAAYDALAIHARYEFGLPPPKVREALKALDSSHFPSMLPGLEPGGTFVFADTLGVTAVAMVLDSDREPKAAVSTIALCLGEGIPEIAPSVGHQTATVLGKEVDSYLKYHQNNRLLHLHALRPGDGGTVVRALGKVIRQPTPSNGEEEMRKIAFSLNIYPSSAQQAVAGRFLTQLSQRRRSGSGGIEKEDAWILDPLPCGGNRTMPRLRWSRRDCLSPGEHEPAHISLTFDTFDSRVVAEERSSQSSPLHVFGLVASLEREFFFEAETPVWKAFVNPEQDGEKHPTARVLTERLSRVHSATLRAVARSLSKSGGWPILRTDLNREEVETLKTLHRLSDWVVTVDRNAGIEYFDSPREAQAVYDAYVIDAVPERDDLGCLQMITSTSHLDEVRGLLDQALSFMGLSSSLRNCEFLLGELKALSGRLAMRLASATTEAHAKTSGELIALALSRAQCRDPQPGHSCWLSLNEGFFVPLDDVRDLLPTPERQGDQDERDNRADLLYVAAPTRGGIILRFVEVKYRRHLALARSLDLVETVSRQASASWNLWLDWYFPQDCSPVIRSMRRSKLARALRFYAEKAMRHHLPTEAFKRISQEINRMLQKPEDYTPSVISEPNRGYIFCPEFTQPEPERLFPDVSDDTAIFLFGPGALLDVIQTQRADVSGPMPTAQEKTAMPGATPVFAETRSHLEPTVSASTLGQQGRQVLPMASSGTAGIILGTVHGTTTPVNWSVKIEGNPHLMIVGLPGMGKTTCLVNLCRQLQTAGITPIVFSYHDDIDSKLTAFFPGFSKSDCQSLGFNPMRVTDDGPFGNIESAGLLRDIFASIFPELGDLQLETIRAAIKSSYETYGWGPRPSAVPLETPPFREFFKKLQSSSKGDTRTQTLLARLTELDDYMFFNDTLAAQSLLDESRLAVLQIHKTQNAAVQRAYASFAFYRIYQDMFRRGRQDRITHAVIFDEAHRASRLKLIPTMAKECRKYGIALVLASQEARDFDTSLFSAIANYLILRVTEHDAKTLARNVAPSDMERRVADRLKQIEKYQALYFCEGRRNPTHLDLTQTSG; from the coding sequence ATGAGCATTAGCAACACCCAAGCGGCTTTCCTTAACCAAGTTCTCCAAGATCTGGCCGGGCCTCCAGAACCCGGCAATATCGCATTCATTCGCTGCATACCTGCAGAGCTTATTGGTCCACTCGTCACTCACCAAAACTTTCGAATCCAAGGATGGCAAGTTTTAGCTGTAGCGGGAGAAGGAGACACGACTCAGCAGACTATAACGGCAGACAAAGCTGTGGAAATTAGAGAGAGTAAGCTAGCGGCCACTTTACTGATTGTAGATGTTACCGCCGCCGGGGCGGGAATGGATGGCATCTACAGCGCGGCAAAAGAGATTTCCGAACAAGAATTATTTAAGAAAGCAATCACTACCGCACGGAAAGCGTTGCCAAAGCACATCGCCGACTTGGTGAGGGAAACTGTAAGTCGAGCGAAGAAACTCGGCCAACGGCATGCTGTTTCTCCATGGCAAGAGTTCACGTTTTATTCCCAGTGCGTCGAGAGGCCTGACAACATCGGTGCTGCGATGGCCATGCTGGGATTGTGGCCTACGAGGTTTGGCCACGAACCAGACATCCGCGACATCGGTAAATCAGCCTTGCTTGTTGAAAAACTTCTGCTCCCACCTTCCTGCTCAAAATCCTTGTCTGCCCGAATCACAGCTCTCATGTTACAGGGGGAGACTGAAGCTCAGCGAGTATCGTTAGAAAAAGTATTGCGGGAAGCAGGAGGGCAATCGCTTTCCGACGTGCTGGGAAAGGTCGCAGCACAGCCAAGTATCTGGCTAAACAACATCAAGCCATCATTCGCCACGGACAGACTTTCACGTATAGAGCTAGTGTCTTGGAGGAACCGCAGCGGTGGGATTACGGCTTGGTCGGGACTTCAGCTATCGGACGCTGAAGATCTTCCATGCTTGATTCTAGATGCAAACGATCCGGTCTCCGGTCTCGCCATACGTTGGAACACACATCCAGCAGAGATTTCCAAGGGATCAGTCAACTACGAAGTGGAAATTATTGCAACCTCAGATGTGCTTGCGACCAAAACCATCGAGCACAGTGAGCGGGCACCTCAGAAGACATTTTTTAGTTTTGAGGACTTTGAAGAATTGGATGAATCAGCCAAGTTCCAGGCCAAGGTAGTCGTTCGAGCGATCGATGCCCCGGAGGTGCAACCAGATGAATCAGAGGACTTTATTATCGCTTTCGGCGCTATGGCTGTTCAGAAAACCTACCGCGGTAGCGGTGAGACGGTCCGTTGCGCCGTAGAAGGCGCCATCATCCTAGAAAGCAAGGAAGAACTTGTTGCGCTCTGTCATAAACGAGCGGAATATGCTCACTTCCGAACGGATTCGAAGGGCTACATTATCATGCGCCCGAATCACGTAGGCCGGAGCTTCCGTATCTTCCGGCCGCCCTTGATCTCGGAAATTGAGAACAAATGGGAGGCCAATCCAGAAGCTATCGGTCGCTGGTCGATTCAAGTGCGCGCCGATGGAACTCGATCTGGCGAGCTGCAATTCCATCCCGTCGAGCGTGGTAATTGCCCTGAATCTACCTGGAGCCGACTAGAAACTGCATCTCGCCTGTTCTGTGAAGACACGATGCAAGGCCCGGGCGCTTTGTCACAAATCTATATTCACGATGATAACACTTCAGCACGAGCCGTTGAGTATTTGAATGCCTGGGAGGGTGCCCTCGAAGAGAGTACAGCTGCACTTGCTTTAGCCCACACAGTTGAAGTGCAAGATGTGGCGGGCAAGACCATCGGTCTCATCGTGCTCCCCTCACACCCAGTTCGGGTAGCATGGCAGGCCGCTTATGACGCACTAGCAATTCACGCTCGATACGAGTTCGGACTGCCGCCACCTAAGGTTAGAGAGGCGTTGAAAGCCCTTGATTCTAGTCACTTCCCATCCATGCTGCCCGGACTGGAGCCAGGTGGTACCTTCGTCTTCGCGGACACGTTAGGAGTCACAGCGGTGGCCATGGTTTTGGATTCTGATCGGGAGCCAAAAGCGGCCGTCTCTACGATAGCTCTATGTCTAGGCGAGGGAATTCCTGAAATTGCTCCATCCGTGGGTCACCAGACTGCGACTGTCCTCGGCAAGGAAGTCGACAGCTATCTTAAATACCATCAAAACAATCGACTTCTGCATCTGCACGCATTACGACCTGGTGATGGCGGGACTGTAGTCCGCGCACTGGGCAAGGTTATTCGCCAACCAACCCCCTCGAACGGTGAAGAGGAGATGCGAAAGATAGCTTTCAGTCTGAACATCTATCCATCTTCAGCACAACAAGCCGTTGCAGGTAGGTTCCTAACTCAACTTTCGCAGCGGAGACGGAGCGGGTCTGGCGGGATTGAAAAGGAGGATGCTTGGATTCTCGACCCCCTTCCGTGTGGTGGGAATCGCACGATGCCCCGGTTACGTTGGTCTCGGCGCGATTGTCTATCGCCGGGGGAGCATGAGCCTGCTCACATCTCGCTCACGTTTGACACATTCGACTCAAGAGTTGTGGCTGAAGAACGCTCCTCCCAGAGTAGCCCTCTTCATGTTTTCGGCTTAGTGGCTAGTTTAGAGCGTGAATTCTTTTTCGAGGCAGAAACTCCAGTATGGAAAGCATTCGTCAACCCGGAACAAGACGGTGAGAAGCATCCAACTGCCAGAGTTCTCACAGAGCGTCTAAGCCGTGTACATTCGGCCACACTTCGCGCTGTGGCTAGGTCACTCAGCAAGTCTGGTGGTTGGCCTATCCTTCGCACTGACCTAAACCGAGAAGAAGTTGAAACACTCAAGACCTTGCATCGGCTGAGTGATTGGGTCGTGACTGTGGACCGGAACGCTGGCATTGAATACTTTGATTCTCCACGAGAAGCACAAGCTGTCTATGATGCTTATGTGATTGATGCAGTGCCTGAGCGTGACGACCTGGGCTGTCTCCAGATGATCACGTCCACCAGTCATTTGGACGAAGTGCGTGGACTGTTAGACCAAGCTCTCTCCTTCATGGGGTTGAGCAGTTCGCTAAGAAACTGTGAGTTTCTTCTTGGCGAACTCAAGGCATTAAGTGGCCGCCTTGCCATGCGTTTGGCAAGTGCCACAACCGAGGCCCATGCGAAGACTAGTGGCGAACTCATCGCACTTGCATTGTCGCGCGCACAGTGCCGCGACCCGCAACCAGGACACTCCTGTTGGCTCTCATTGAATGAAGGTTTTTTTGTACCTCTAGACGACGTCCGGGATCTGTTGCCAACTCCAGAGCGGCAGGGGGACCAAGATGAGCGTGATAATAGAGCGGACCTTCTGTATGTCGCAGCCCCGACACGAGGGGGAATCATACTTCGTTTTGTGGAAGTCAAATATCGGCGGCATCTTGCATTGGCTCGGTCACTAGACCTCGTTGAAACCGTCAGCCGACAAGCATCAGCGAGCTGGAATCTCTGGCTAGATTGGTATTTTCCCCAAGACTGCTCACCAGTCATCCGTTCCATGCGCCGCAGCAAGCTCGCTCGTGCCCTCCGATTCTATGCTGAGAAAGCAATGCGCCATCATCTACCTACCGAGGCGTTTAAACGCATATCACAAGAAATCAACCGAATGTTGCAAAAGCCAGAAGACTACACACCTTCGGTCATTTCGGAACCAAATCGCGGATACATATTCTGCCCAGAATTTACTCAGCCCGAGCCAGAACGCCTCTTCCCAGACGTGTCTGATGACACGGCCATATTCCTCTTCGGCCCTGGGGCACTACTCGACGTGATCCAGACTCAAAGGGCAGATGTTTCGGGACCGATGCCCACCGCTCAAGAAAAAACTGCCATGCCCGGCGCTACGCCAGTTTTCGCTGAAACCCGATCTCATCTGGAACCCACCGTTAGTGCATCGACCCTGGGACAACAAGGAAGACAAGTTCTACCAATGGCATCATCAGGTACGGCGGGCATTATCCTCGGGACAGTTCACGGAACGACGACGCCAGTTAATTGGTCAGTGAAAATCGAGGGCAATCCGCATCTGATGATTGTTGGATTGCCCGGCATGGGGAAAACCACATGTCTCGTCAATCTTTGTCGGCAACTACAAACTGCTGGCATCACCCCCATCGTCTTTTCGTATCACGATGATATTGATAGCAAACTCACAGCGTTCTTCCCAGGCTTCTCCAAATCAGATTGTCAGAGCCTTGGCTTTAATCCAATGCGCGTGACCGACGATGGGCCGTTTGGTAACATCGAGAGCGCTGGTCTTCTTCGCGACATCTTCGCGTCGATTTTTCCTGAACTTGGGGATTTGCAGCTGGAAACTATCAGGGCTGCCATTAAATCCAGTTACGAAACCTACGGATGGGGTCCACGGCCAAGCGCTGTACCTCTGGAGACTCCCCCCTTTCGAGAGTTCTTCAAGAAGCTACAGTCTTCAAGTAAAGGGGACACGAGAACGCAAACGCTTCTCGCGCGATTAACAGAGTTGGACGACTACATGTTCTTCAACGATACGCTAGCAGCTCAAAGCTTACTCGACGAATCTCGGCTGGCTGTACTTCAGATTCACAAAACTCAAAATGCCGCCGTTCAAAGGGCATACGCATCCTTTGCGTTCTACCGCATTTACCAGGATATGTTCCGGCGTGGTCGCCAAGATCGCATTACTCATGCAGTAATTTTTGACGAAGCTCACAGGGCCAGCCGTCTGAAATTAATTCCGACAATGGCTAAGGAATGCCGGAAATATGGGATCGCACTAGTTCTGGCCTCACAAGAAGCACGCGATTTTGACACATCTCTCTTTTCTGCCATCGCAAATTACCTTATTCTCCGTGTTACAGAACATGACGCTAAAACCTTAGCGAGGAATGTGGCTCCTTCCGACATGGAGCGACGCGTCGCAGATCGTTTGAAGCAAATTGAGAAATACCAAGCCCTCTATTTCTGTGAGGGTCGCAGAAACCCCACCCACCTGGATCTCACTCAGACTTCTGGCTAA
- a CDS encoding replication initiation factor domain-containing protein: MSGWLFSLGWLRFTVPNSTVEILKTVLGEGDWIRDEKGYEGYREVWFCRGNDSGYGRIATGAKRNPREVHVDLSQELIRHWTFEKFHAIAHWVLAQDGHFGRIDVALDDRLGVIDVDGVYEAVVKGHCVSHFRQCQIIGGLDVPSGSDRGKTLALGSRQSDTYLRVYDKAAEQRAKDKPVDGPWMRWEMEWKSRRAQAVGLALASLDGDSFRKYIVGVFRTAVDFRDCTREDDPKDRYYAPILGWWQTLTEGMQRATLHVVTTVRKIEHVKRWAEKSLAPMLGLLCAHPEAGERWLVRTIVDGVDRWRSKHLALLQTGQDIAKTRHKLRWWNPRDGFSAAYGTGTT, from the coding sequence ATGAGCGGCTGGTTATTCTCGCTGGGATGGCTGCGCTTTACCGTCCCCAATTCGACGGTCGAGATCCTCAAGACGGTCCTCGGCGAGGGGGACTGGATTCGGGACGAGAAGGGGTATGAAGGCTACCGCGAGGTCTGGTTCTGCCGGGGCAATGACAGCGGCTATGGCCGGATTGCGACGGGGGCGAAACGGAATCCGCGGGAAGTCCATGTCGATCTGTCCCAAGAACTGATTCGTCATTGGACCTTTGAAAAGTTTCACGCAATAGCCCACTGGGTCCTGGCGCAGGACGGGCATTTCGGCCGCATTGATGTGGCCCTCGATGATCGTCTCGGCGTGATTGATGTCGATGGGGTCTATGAGGCCGTGGTCAAAGGCCACTGCGTCTCGCACTTCCGGCAGTGCCAGATTATTGGCGGGCTCGATGTGCCCTCTGGATCGGACCGTGGGAAGACGCTCGCCCTCGGGTCTCGCCAATCGGATACCTATCTCCGGGTCTACGACAAAGCGGCGGAACAACGGGCCAAAGACAAACCGGTAGACGGCCCCTGGATGCGCTGGGAAATGGAATGGAAAAGTCGGCGCGCCCAAGCCGTCGGCCTCGCCCTCGCTTCGCTCGATGGCGATTCGTTCCGGAAGTACATCGTGGGGGTCTTCCGGACGGCGGTGGATTTCCGCGACTGTACCCGAGAGGACGACCCGAAGGACCGGTATTACGCTCCGATCTTAGGCTGGTGGCAGACCCTCACCGAGGGCATGCAACGAGCGACGCTCCATGTGGTCACGACGGTGCGCAAAATCGAGCACGTCAAACGGTGGGCAGAGAAGAGCTTGGCACCGATGCTCGGCCTCCTGTGTGCCCATCCTGAGGCCGGGGAACGCTGGCTGGTCAGAACCATCGTCGACGGCGTGGACCGCTGGCGGAGCAAACACCTGGCGCTCTTACAGACGGGTCAGGATATCGCAAAGACGAGACACAAGCTCCGCTGGTGGAATCCACGGGACGGGTTCTCTGCGGCCTATGGCACCGGGACCACCTAA
- a CDS encoding DNA repair protein RadC: MEGTGSAQPIRDSTTAAMLFRPCFEGLDREHFVVCGLDAKHHVIGINVVSVGSLSLSIVHPREVFKPLIVMNAAAWLCAHNHPSGDTTPSQEDRLLTKRLREAGELLGITLLDHLILGEARQFSFADEGWPS, encoded by the coding sequence ATGGAGGGGACGGGATCGGCCCAACCCATCAGGGATTCGACCACGGCAGCGATGTTGTTTCGACCCTGCTTTGAAGGTCTGGATCGTGAACACTTCGTGGTCTGTGGGCTGGATGCCAAACACCATGTCATCGGGATCAATGTGGTCTCGGTCGGGTCCTTGTCGCTCTCGATCGTCCATCCGCGTGAGGTCTTCAAGCCGTTGATCGTCATGAATGCGGCCGCCTGGCTGTGCGCCCATAACCATCCCTCGGGAGATACCACGCCCAGTCAGGAAGATCGGCTCTTGACCAAGCGACTGCGCGAAGCCGGCGAGTTACTCGGAATCACCCTCTTGGACCATCTCATCCTCGGCGAGGCGCGGCAGTTTAGCTTTGCAGATGAAGGCTGGCCGTCCTAG
- a CDS encoding NERD domain-containing protein — protein sequence MKVIPIQCGEFANESERQAFEAVKQKLGVQSGSDEWIVLSNLPHSSTAQHQSDEIDLLVIGPQGLFVIEVKHWDRAWMKKNQTLVDSEAEKLSAKVRRVATNSRRRFEALPKVNGYILLTAESKPFSSLGRPEHRGIKIFTLKEIVELFDLTTPAQLSPAVVKGLCHYLEPRSVISVTGSLRRLGDFINLELESHTSERFHRVYRGAHARTQDRIILHLYDLSAFEGSGTENLAAREFETMQRLQKSPWVPRFRDSLQDVQGFVGEMKFFTVVDPCAPTIRERSADKSWSTNSRIAFAHLAIKALAELHSSSEEDAPPIVHRNLCPSNILVTARNRVLYTGFSLARIPGEETVSKVPLPIGEPALFSAVEVRERGIGSADQRSDCYSLAASLLTIFEGVAEGQAAQCRTILQSALLQKPDDRPTLSALIELLAPLVAEKSPTGSAAVAPAETEQPLPLPRYWSEDLLVQFKDKYFRIISRLGRGGIGLTFKVVEVDPATGENFGTYVAKVINEEASGKAALKAYQRVRAHTSYPNLSVIYEAASTWQNNSFVALLKWVEGDALSSLYGVIPLVAEESGDASIEVLVLRWSKDLCEALSRLHRVGLVHGDVSPANIIVHHGEVCLTDYDLVTLVGNLPSGHGAVMFCSPQAEQHKPLTFSDDVYALGASLFRAAIDREPFPVQGATFDKSKGVQWQDEEKVRMPLFAEFLSRATTPIPEHRFASAMVALEWLDSKLSPQLARKSSEPSNLKLPTTLTTNQVPWLKHILQVFPGSAYGNIETRGLDSAFAADTYVETALEKVLFEEILARHVRLVILCGNAGDGKTAFLQHLAKRFSVPECTSAQRLWESTTSDGLRLRANLDGAASFGGKSASELLDEFFAPFMQGYPEADIAHLLAINDGRLLEWIDRYQGQNDAAPLIKHLNYLLDQESDITLPDSHIRLIDLNSRSLVGGIRPDTTTVNTEFLDKLVDKLLGGDRAAEIWKPCSTCSALERCQAGRNARLLRENQANSVGRRIRERLAESLQAVHQRAEVHITARELRATLSYILFGIHYCTDLHERPELRPPGYWDLAFEPTSELRQGEVLQEFTFLDPALDAHPMIDRLLAGHSSRELSHAGPAYPELSLASARRRAYFEWQPQEIQAVGTSTDALGLAHGIHLSLFKEAGLRDAPLNADLCRRLCRGVSRLEDLPLLALKRIETGRVPLKVSPRTPTDSIFWVEKLLERFTLESEVVNPNSDLPRLHRRLFLIYSYHDGRKEVLSMGYELFHTLLELESGFQLSDTTSDDLFANLAVFTQRLAQEGESSLFAWNPQDERNFYRVGIDKSSGHQMLVCRALGMQET from the coding sequence ATGAAAGTAATTCCCATTCAGTGCGGGGAATTTGCGAACGAAAGCGAACGGCAGGCTTTTGAAGCCGTTAAGCAAAAGCTCGGTGTGCAGTCAGGTAGCGACGAGTGGATCGTTCTTTCAAACCTCCCTCATTCTTCTACCGCCCAACATCAATCTGATGAGATTGACCTCCTTGTGATTGGCCCACAAGGGCTTTTTGTTATCGAAGTAAAACATTGGGACCGGGCTTGGATGAAGAAGAATCAGACCCTGGTTGATAGCGAAGCAGAAAAACTCTCCGCAAAGGTCCGCCGCGTCGCAACCAATTCAAGACGCAGGTTTGAGGCACTTCCAAAAGTGAATGGCTACATACTGCTAACAGCCGAATCAAAGCCGTTTAGTTCGCTAGGTCGCCCCGAGCATCGTGGTATCAAAATTTTCACATTGAAAGAAATCGTAGAACTATTTGATCTTACAACGCCAGCCCAGTTATCCCCGGCAGTAGTGAAAGGATTGTGCCATTACTTAGAGCCACGTAGCGTCATCAGTGTAACTGGCAGCCTCCGACGACTTGGAGATTTCATCAATTTGGAATTGGAAAGCCATACCAGCGAGCGGTTTCATCGTGTCTATCGTGGCGCACACGCCCGAACACAGGACAGAATCATCCTGCATCTTTACGACCTTTCAGCATTCGAGGGTAGTGGAACCGAAAATCTCGCCGCTCGTGAATTTGAAACGATGCAGAGGCTACAGAAATCCCCATGGGTACCTCGCTTCCGGGATTCCTTGCAGGACGTACAGGGCTTTGTTGGGGAAATGAAGTTCTTCACAGTGGTGGACCCCTGTGCCCCTACAATAAGAGAAAGGTCTGCCGATAAATCGTGGTCAACCAATAGTCGAATTGCGTTTGCGCATCTGGCTATCAAGGCCCTGGCCGAACTGCATTCATCTTCGGAAGAAGATGCTCCCCCTATTGTCCATCGCAATCTTTGCCCCTCCAATATTCTAGTTACCGCTAGGAATCGTGTCCTTTATACCGGATTCTCGCTCGCTCGAATTCCAGGAGAGGAAACAGTATCAAAGGTTCCATTACCAATCGGTGAGCCTGCATTATTCTCAGCAGTTGAAGTTCGCGAGAGAGGCATAGGCAGCGCTGATCAGCGCAGTGATTGTTATTCTCTGGCTGCATCATTGCTCACGATCTTTGAAGGCGTTGCGGAAGGACAAGCCGCTCAGTGCCGGACAATTCTACAGAGCGCTTTACTTCAGAAGCCTGATGATCGGCCTACGCTTAGCGCACTCATTGAATTGCTGGCTCCTTTAGTAGCTGAAAAGAGCCCCACGGGTTCTGCCGCAGTGGCCCCAGCAGAGACTGAGCAACCTTTACCTCTTCCTCGATATTGGTCTGAAGACCTACTTGTGCAATTCAAAGATAAATACTTTCGCATCATTTCACGCTTGGGTCGTGGGGGTATAGGATTGACCTTCAAGGTCGTTGAAGTGGACCCAGCCACGGGAGAGAATTTCGGCACTTACGTTGCCAAGGTAATAAACGAAGAGGCTTCCGGGAAAGCTGCCCTAAAGGCCTATCAAAGGGTCAGAGCACACACATCTTACCCCAATCTCTCAGTGATCTATGAGGCGGCAAGCACTTGGCAAAACAATTCATTCGTTGCCCTGCTCAAATGGGTTGAAGGAGATGCACTTTCTAGTCTTTATGGAGTGATACCACTAGTTGCCGAAGAGAGCGGTGATGCGTCTATAGAGGTTCTCGTTCTTCGTTGGAGCAAAGATCTATGCGAAGCGCTGAGCAGGCTACACCGTGTAGGCCTGGTGCATGGCGATGTTAGTCCCGCGAACATCATCGTCCATCACGGTGAAGTTTGTCTAACAGATTACGATCTCGTTACACTGGTCGGTAACCTACCTTCAGGTCACGGCGCTGTTATGTTCTGTTCTCCACAAGCGGAGCAGCATAAACCGCTCACGTTTTCGGACGATGTCTATGCACTAGGAGCTTCGCTGTTTAGAGCAGCTATCGACCGGGAGCCGTTCCCAGTGCAGGGTGCGACCTTCGACAAAAGCAAAGGCGTGCAATGGCAAGACGAGGAAAAGGTCAGAATGCCGCTTTTTGCCGAATTCCTATCGCGCGCCACTACGCCGATCCCCGAGCACCGGTTTGCCTCAGCAATGGTGGCGCTGGAATGGTTGGACTCAAAACTATCCCCGCAACTAGCAAGAAAGTCGTCTGAGCCTTCTAACCTAAAGCTGCCCACGACACTCACCACAAACCAGGTGCCATGGTTAAAGCATATCTTGCAGGTGTTCCCGGGCTCTGCTTACGGCAACATTGAAACACGTGGTCTAGACAGCGCCTTTGCCGCAGACACCTACGTAGAGACAGCACTAGAAAAGGTTCTTTTCGAAGAAATACTTGCACGCCATGTGCGACTTGTCATCTTGTGTGGAAACGCGGGTGACGGAAAAACTGCATTCCTACAGCACCTCGCGAAGCGCTTTTCTGTGCCGGAATGCACGTCAGCACAGCGCCTCTGGGAATCGACAACTTCCGATGGTCTCAGACTCAGAGCTAATTTGGATGGCGCAGCCTCATTCGGCGGAAAGAGTGCTAGTGAACTCCTTGACGAGTTCTTTGCCCCCTTTATGCAAGGCTACCCGGAAGCAGATATCGCCCACTTGCTCGCCATAAACGATGGACGTCTGCTCGAATGGATTGACCGTTATCAAGGTCAAAACGATGCTGCTCCCCTAATCAAACACCTGAATTACCTGCTCGATCAAGAAAGTGACATTACCCTTCCCGACTCTCACATTCGGTTGATTGATTTGAACTCGCGATCATTGGTTGGCGGCATCCGCCCAGATACGACCACTGTTAACACAGAGTTTTTGGACAAGCTGGTAGACAAGTTGCTGGGTGGGGACCGGGCGGCAGAGATCTGGAAGCCATGTAGCACCTGTAGCGCCTTAGAGCGCTGTCAAGCTGGGCGCAATGCCAGGCTACTTCGAGAAAACCAGGCCAATAGTGTCGGACGACGCATCCGTGAACGCCTTGCGGAGTCTCTGCAAGCTGTTCATCAGCGTGCCGAAGTTCATATTACTGCCCGCGAGCTACGTGCCACGCTGAGCTACATATTATTCGGAATACATTATTGCACCGACCTGCATGAGCGTCCTGAGCTCCGACCTCCCGGTTACTGGGATCTTGCATTTGAACCTACTTCAGAGTTGCGCCAGGGCGAAGTGCTCCAAGAATTTACATTCCTCGACCCTGCACTAGATGCGCATCCGATGATTGACCGCCTTCTCGCCGGACATAGCAGCAGAGAACTCAGTCACGCTGGCCCAGCCTACCCAGAACTCTCCCTTGCTTCAGCCCGCAGGAGGGCTTACTTCGAGTGGCAGCCACAAGAGATTCAGGCGGTCGGAACATCCACTGATGCCTTGGGCCTCGCGCACGGTATTCACCTGAGTCTGTTCAAGGAAGCTGGATTGCGAGACGCTCCTTTGAATGCAGATCTTTGCCGCCGACTGTGCAGAGGCGTTTCACGCCTTGAGGACCTCCCACTACTAGCTCTTAAAAGAATCGAGACGGGGCGAGTACCGCTGAAAGTCTCACCTCGTACGCCAACCGACAGCATTTTCTGGGTAGAGAAGCTACTGGAAAGGTTCACTCTCGAATCAGAAGTTGTCAACCCTAATTCAGATCTCCCACGACTTCATAGGCGATTGTTTTTGATCTACTCATACCACGATGGTCGCAAGGAAGTGCTCTCTATGGGTTACGAACTTTTCCACACTTTGCTTGAGCTGGAGTCAGGATTCCAACTTAGTGATACAACATCAGATGATTTGTTTGCCAACCTAGCTGTCTTCACGCAACGATTGGCGCAGGAGGGCGAATCTAGTTTGTTTGCGTGGAATCCACAGGACGAGAGAAATTTCTATAGAGTAGGAATTGATAAGAGTTCAGGCCATCAAATGCTAGTTTGCAGGGCACTCGGAATGCAAGAAACATGA
- a CDS encoding helix-turn-helix domain-containing protein: MLTVKDLSAWLNVKPSTLYLWAAQGKIPCRKIHGVLRFEPDAITTWLRSFDSGPKETLPPLTRHSNRGVDQLIEAAKREVYTPTREKPDKDRA, encoded by the coding sequence TTGCTGACGGTGAAAGATCTCTCAGCGTGGCTCAATGTGAAGCCATCCACGCTCTACCTATGGGCAGCTCAGGGAAAGATTCCATGTCGGAAGATCCATGGGGTGCTTCGATTTGAACCGGATGCTATTACAACCTGGTTGCGTTCGTTCGATTCAGGGCCAAAAGAAACGCTTCCTCCGTTGACCCGTCACTCAAATCGCGGTGTGGATCAGCTTATTGAAGCCGCCAAACGCGAAGTCTATACTCCTACCCGCGAGAAACCAGACAAAGACAGGGCCTAA